In a single window of the Syntrophorhabdaceae bacterium genome:
- the cobD gene encoding threonine-phosphate decarboxylase CobD, with translation MNRHGGNIYDVARTTGVEPGDIIDFSASINPLGTPRQIKRAIRDHLRDIEHYPDPDSLQLRNRLSETFNVDPSLVFCGNGCTELIYLLPRALPFARVLIPQPTFNEYERACRAARAPCTVLPYPLLESDNFDIEPVKLVRQALKERADAVFLCNPNNPTGRTVERAALEEAATLAAQGGIYFIIDESFIEFTSEASAVALTEGNPWIIVLRSMTKFYALPGLRLGWGVFPSRAASALTAMREPWSVNALAQAAGLTALDLTDHRDRTHVFLSRQKVRLEKGFKDLGIDYVPSHANYYLLRCRRAPLIIKGLKEHNILMRGCSGFSGLGDRYIRVAVKRKRENDILLKYMALYL, from the coding sequence GTGAATCGGCACGGGGGCAATATCTATGATGTGGCGCGAACCACCGGTGTTGAACCGGGGGACATCATCGACTTCAGCGCCTCCATCAATCCCCTCGGTACGCCCCGGCAGATCAAAAGAGCTATCAGGGACCATCTTCGTGACATCGAACATTATCCGGACCCCGATTCCCTGCAATTGAGAAACAGGCTTTCCGAGACCTTCAACGTCGACCCGTCCCTGGTCTTTTGCGGAAATGGGTGTACGGAATTGATATACCTTCTTCCGAGGGCGCTGCCCTTTGCGAGGGTCCTCATTCCCCAGCCGACCTTCAATGAATATGAACGGGCGTGCAGGGCCGCGCGGGCCCCATGCACCGTACTCCCCTACCCTCTTCTGGAAAGCGACAATTTCGACATCGAGCCCGTCAAGCTTGTCAGGCAGGCCCTGAAAGAGCGTGCCGACGCGGTCTTCCTCTGCAACCCCAACAACCCGACGGGAAGAACAGTTGAAAGGGCAGCTCTCGAGGAGGCGGCAACTCTCGCGGCACAGGGAGGAATCTACTTCATAATAGACGAATCATTCATTGAATTCACCTCCGAAGCCTCCGCTGTCGCCCTCACCGAAGGGAACCCGTGGATCATAGTGCTGAGGTCAATGACCAAGTTCTACGCCCTGCCCGGCCTTCGCCTCGGATGGGGCGTCTTTCCCTCCAGGGCTGCATCAGCCCTGACCGCGATGCGGGAGCCATGGAGCGTGAACGCCCTTGCGCAGGCGGCAGGCCTCACCGCCCTCGATCTCACCGATCACAGGGACCGGACGCATGTATTCCTTTCAAGACAGAAGGTTCGCCTCGAAAAGGGTTTCAAGGATCTCGGGATCGACTACGTCCCATCTCACGCAAACTACTATCTCCTGCGGTGCCGGCGGGCGCCCCTCATCATAAAGGGCTTAAAGGAACACAACATCTTGATGCGTGGCTGCTCAGGCTTTTCGGGCCTCGGGGACAGATATATCAGGGTGGCGGTAAAGCGGAAGAGGGAGAACGACATTCTCTTGAAATACATGGCCTTGTATCTTTGA
- the cbiB gene encoding adenosylcobinamide-phosphate synthase CbiB has translation VIGAVRADDMALARQRLRMIVGRDVDSLDRDGILRATIETLSENLSDGVIAPLLYLTVGGIPCALAYKAVNTLDSTVGYRNERYLHLGWASARLDDIVNYVPARISALLIAFAAAIVLRSPEKALAALTTMRSDGCNHSSPNSGYPEAAVAGALGVRLGGPSTYGGIMIHKPHIGTSGRTDYLTASMETVGIIRIASFTGFFCAVIAISLGVVL, from the coding sequence GGGTAATTGGGGCGGTCCGAGCCGACGACATGGCATTGGCAAGGCAGCGGCTTCGTATGATCGTCGGCCGCGATGTCGACAGCCTCGACAGGGACGGCATACTGCGGGCAACCATCGAGACCCTCTCGGAGAACCTTTCCGACGGCGTAATTGCACCCCTTCTCTACCTGACCGTCGGAGGAATCCCCTGCGCGCTGGCATACAAAGCGGTAAACACCCTCGATTCCACCGTCGGGTACAGGAATGAAAGATATCTCCACCTGGGGTGGGCTTCGGCACGCCTCGACGACATCGTCAACTATGTTCCCGCAAGGATCTCGGCGCTCCTCATCGCTTTTGCCGCCGCCATTGTCTTGAGATCGCCGGAGAAAGCACTGGCCGCCCTGACCACAATGCGCAGCGACGGGTGCAACCACTCCAGTCCCAACAGCGGCTACCCGGAGGCGGCCGTGGCCGGTGCCCTCGGCGTGAGGTTGGGAGGACCCTCAACGTACGGGGGGATCATGATACATAAACCCCATATCGGGACCAGCGGCAGAACGGACTACCTCACGGCGTCCATGGAGACCGTGGGAATCATTCGCATCGCATCCTTCACCGGCTTCTTCTGCGCTGTCATAGCGATATCCCTTGGAGTGGTTCTGTGA
- a CDS encoding adenosylcobinamide-GDP ribazoletransferase, translated as MKRIPAAFQFLTIIPIRIRGELSGADMSGSAVFFPLVGFLQGAFLAIISFVSLTFLSPAVTSILVISAYLLTNGGFHQDGLSDTFDALSVKSTGDGD; from the coding sequence ATGAAGAGGATACCGGCGGCCTTTCAGTTCCTGACCATCATCCCCATACGCATCAGGGGGGAACTCTCCGGGGCGGATATGTCAGGTTCGGCCGTGTTCTTCCCTCTCGTCGGCTTCCTCCAGGGAGCTTTTCTGGCGATAATCTCTTTCGTTTCCCTCACATTCCTTTCCCCCGCGGTGACCTCCATCCTTGTCATCTCGGCATATCTCCTGACAAACGGCGGGTTTCACCAGGACGGCCTCTCGGACACCTTCGATGCCCTTTCCGTAAAGTCCACCGGTGACGGCGACA
- the cobT gene encoding nicotinate-nucleotide--dimethylbenzimidazole phosphoribosyltransferase has product MEKIHIEGTDEGLLNLATARLDSLTKPQGSLGRLEEFAKRIVAITGDSMPPLFGKKAIFTFAGDHGVVDEGVSLFPKEVTVQMVHNFLQGGAGINVLARHAGADVVVVDMGVDHDFDDDPGLIRKKVVRGTRNMRKGAAMTRDEAAQTIETGIALAKEYADKGYRLFGTGDMGIGNTTPSSAIAAVMTGASAAEVTGKGTGISDESLRHKITVIEDAIALNKPDPADPVGVLAKVGGAEIGGIAGFILGAASLRIPVVVDGIISTAGAIIAWSIAPAVRDYMFAAHNSVEKGHSVMLKKIGLEPVLDMGLRLGEGTGAALAMTLIEAGLKIYREMATFDEAGVSKELT; this is encoded by the coding sequence TTGGAAAAGATACACATTGAAGGAACTGACGAGGGCCTGCTGAACCTCGCCACAGCACGCCTCGACAGCCTGACGAAGCCCCAGGGGAGCCTGGGAAGGCTCGAGGAATTCGCGAAACGGATCGTGGCCATCACCGGCGACAGCATGCCGCCTCTTTTCGGAAAGAAGGCCATATTTACCTTTGCGGGCGACCATGGCGTCGTCGACGAAGGCGTTTCCCTATTCCCGAAGGAGGTGACAGTGCAGATGGTGCACAATTTCCTCCAGGGCGGCGCCGGTATAAATGTCCTCGCCCGCCATGCGGGTGCCGATGTCGTTGTCGTCGATATGGGCGTGGACCACGATTTCGACGACGACCCGGGGCTCATCCGCAAAAAGGTGGTCAGGGGCACGAGAAACATGCGCAAGGGTGCGGCCATGACACGGGACGAGGCCGCCCAAACCATCGAGACGGGTATCGCCCTGGCGAAGGAGTACGCGGATAAAGGGTACCGCCTCTTCGGTACGGGCGACATGGGTATAGGCAACACAACGCCATCGAGCGCCATCGCCGCCGTCATGACCGGTGCGTCGGCCGCGGAGGTCACGGGAAAAGGCACGGGCATCTCCGACGAGTCCCTGCGCCACAAGATCACCGTCATCGAAGATGCCATTGCCCTCAACAAACCCGATCCCGCCGACCCGGTGGGTGTCCTCGCAAAGGTTGGCGGCGCCGAGATCGGGGGGATCGCCGGTTTCATTCTCGGCGCGGCATCGCTGAGGATCCCCGTTGTCGTCGACGGCATCATATCGACGGCGGGCGCGATCATCGCCTGGTCCATCGCGCCCGCTGTCAGGGATTACATGTTCGCGGCCCATAACTCGGTAGAAAAAGGGCACAGTGTCATGCTGAAGAAAATAGGGCTTGAACCCGTCCTCGACATGGGCCTGCGCCTCGGCGAAGGAACGGGGGCGGCCCTTGCCATGACCCTTATCGAGGCAGGCCTCAAGATCTACCGCGAGATGGCCACCTTCGATGAGGCCGGTGTGTCAAAGGAGTTGACCTGA
- the cobU gene encoding bifunctional adenosylcobinamide kinase/adenosylcobinamide-phosphate guanylyltransferase: MRKRILILGGARSGKSTFALRAAAAEEGKKAFVATAEALDDEMKARIANHQRERGKNWRTFEEPVEIPSLVRKLGPEYPIILIDCLTLWVSNLMMRQLPFGRYVDELIAAISDDAPGLLYIVSNEVGLGLVPETPLGREYRDNIGRLNAEVASAATDVYLMAAGIPMKIKET, encoded by the coding sequence ATGCGAAAAAGGATCCTGATCCTGGGCGGCGCCCGGAGCGGAAAAAGCACCTTCGCCCTTCGCGCGGCGGCGGCGGAGGAGGGGAAGAAAGCCTTTGTGGCCACCGCCGAGGCCCTTGACGACGAAATGAAGGCTCGCATCGCCAACCATCAAAGGGAGCGGGGGAAGAACTGGCGGACATTCGAGGAGCCGGTGGAGATCCCGTCACTGGTCAGGAAATTGGGGCCGGAATACCCTATAATCCTCATCGACTGCCTTACCCTGTGGGTTTCGAACCTCATGATGCGCCAACTGCCATTTGGGCGGTATGTCGATGAGCTTATCGCGGCCATTTCGGACGATGCCCCGGGTCTGCTCTACATCGTTTCCAACGAGGTGGGCCTTGGACTCGTACCCGAGACGCCCCTGGGAAGGGAATACCGGGACAACATCGGCCGTTTGAATGCTGAGGTTGCCTCGGCCGCGACGGACGTCTATCTTATGGCAGCCGGTATCCCTATGAAGATAAAGGAGACGTAG
- a CDS encoding ABC transporter ATP-binding protein: MIELRELTCGYGEKTILREIDLSIGKGQFVGIIGPNGSGKTTMLRAMTRLIKPSKGTVLLDGVDMKRLQIGDVARKIAVVSQNMPLIEMTVREFVLLGRIPYYGKLQFFEKEEDAAIAGRVMEMTGILHLKDALMSEMSAGEVQLAFIARGLTQQPEALLLDEPTSHLDITHQAAILDLVKRLNRQEGLTVVIILHDLNLASEYCESLVLMDGGRIRKAGAPAEVIDYETIEDVYKTVVVVRQNPLSLKPFVMIVSEEVREECEKGS, translated from the coding sequence GTGATAGAGTTAAGGGAACTCACGTGCGGGTACGGTGAAAAGACCATCCTTCGCGAGATCGACCTTTCCATTGGAAAAGGTCAATTTGTCGGAATCATAGGCCCCAACGGATCGGGAAAGACGACGATGCTGCGGGCCATGACGCGCCTTATCAAGCCCTCGAAGGGAACAGTCCTCCTCGACGGCGTCGACATGAAGAGGCTTCAGATCGGGGATGTGGCCAGAAAGATCGCCGTCGTCTCCCAGAATATGCCTCTTATCGAGATGACGGTCAGGGAGTTCGTCCTTCTCGGAAGGATCCCCTACTACGGGAAGCTCCAGTTCTTCGAGAAGGAAGAGGACGCCGCCATAGCAGGCAGGGTGATGGAGATGACGGGCATCCTCCACCTCAAGGACGCCCTCATGTCCGAGATGAGCGCCGGCGAGGTCCAGCTTGCCTTCATCGCCCGCGGCCTTACCCAGCAACCGGAGGCCCTCCTCCTCGACGAACCGACGTCACACCTCGACATCACCCACCAGGCAGCCATACTCGACCTGGTGAAGCGCCTGAACAGGCAGGAGGGGCTCACCGTCGTGATCATACTTCACGATCTAAACCTCGCTTCCGAATACTGCGAAAGCCTTGTTCTTATGGACGGGGGGAGGATCCGGAAGGCCGGGGCTCCGGCGGAGGTGATCGACTACGAGACCATCGAGGATGTCTACAAGACCGTGGTCGTCGTCCGTCAGAACCCGTTGTCCCTGAAACCGTTCGTGATGATCGTATCGGAGGAGGTTAGGGAAGAATGCGAAAAAGGATCCTGA
- a CDS encoding iron ABC transporter permease produces the protein MKRRPMRVLLPAACVFLAAAAITGMASGSAGIPLRRILTIILNGQATPEFGILMDIRLPRIVLGFAVGGALSIAGVILQGMFRNPLVEPYTLGISGGAALGAALCIILQLHYILPVTALPLSGFLGSCLVILPLYFLNMRRTVLRMQGILLTGVMMSFISSSLVFLIFAISKTQELHSIVFWIMGSLEEPSWTLILVLTAIVVACLFVSYFFASVLNALSLGEEEAVHLGIDTERAKKQLFLMASLLTGISVSLTGIIGFVGLIVPHFVRIMTGYDHRRLLVISFLVGSGFLIFCDTIARTVIAPIELPVGVITGILGGIVFIYILARRQTSGPSGGGSL, from the coding sequence ATGAAGCGACGGCCTATGAGGGTCCTCCTGCCCGCGGCCTGTGTCTTTCTGGCAGCGGCCGCCATCACCGGTATGGCGAGCGGGTCGGCGGGCATACCCCTTCGCAGGATCCTCACGATCATCCTGAATGGGCAGGCCACACCGGAATTCGGCATCCTCATGGATATCCGGCTGCCGAGGATCGTTCTTGGCTTTGCCGTCGGGGGTGCCCTATCCATCGCGGGGGTCATCCTCCAGGGGATGTTCAGAAACCCCCTCGTCGAACCCTACACCCTTGGCATATCCGGGGGTGCGGCCCTGGGCGCGGCGTTGTGCATCATCCTGCAGCTCCATTATATCCTGCCCGTGACGGCCCTTCCCCTTTCGGGGTTTCTCGGGTCCTGTCTCGTCATCCTTCCCCTCTATTTCCTGAACATGCGCCGTACCGTCCTGAGGATGCAGGGCATTCTGCTCACCGGGGTCATGATGAGTTTCATCTCCTCGTCCCTTGTCTTCCTTATCTTCGCCATATCCAAGACACAGGAACTCCACAGCATCGTGTTCTGGATCATGGGGTCCCTGGAAGAGCCGAGTTGGACGCTCATCCTTGTGCTGACAGCCATCGTTGTTGCCTGTCTCTTCGTCTCCTATTTCTTCGCCTCCGTCCTTAACGCCCTGTCCCTCGGGGAGGAGGAGGCGGTCCATCTCGGTATCGATACGGAAAGGGCGAAGAAGCAGCTTTTCCTCATGGCCTCCCTCCTCACGGGGATCAGCGTCTCCCTGACGGGCATCATAGGCTTCGTGGGCCTTATCGTCCCCCACTTTGTCAGGATAATGACGGGCTACGACCACAGACGACTCCTTGTCATATCCTTCCTCGTCGGATCGGGGTTCCTCATCTTCTGCGACACCATCGCGCGCACAGTGATCGCCCCCATCGAACTTCCCGTGGGCGTCATCACGGGTATACTGGGGGGGATCGTGTTCATTTACATCCTGGCAAGACGGCAGACGTCGGGCCCGTCGGGGGGAGGTTCCCTGTGA
- a CDS encoding ABC transporter substrate-binding protein: MIPSFSRKMPRPLSVLAAIIILCLALPAWAEGTQKTARSLRIVSLSPAVTESLYLLGLEKSIIGVTTYCNRPKEAGTKEKVGTVMQPNLEKILKLQPDLVLAMTLTDPKTIQKMKQLGLNVVTFTIADTFSGLCDAFLQMGRVTGRSEEAKRLVGIARSRVDAIKQRTACLSRPGVLVQIGSKPFFVATRDVFMNDFIEFAGAVNLFRDVASGSVGREEAVLRDPDVILIVTMGLSGRNERLAWRKFPTVKAVKNGRVYLMDSDDVCSPTPVSFARSLGDIAALLHPHEATGWK; this comes from the coding sequence ATGATCCCCTCTTTCTCAAGAAAGATGCCCCGGCCGCTGTCAGTCCTCGCCGCCATAATCATCCTGTGTCTTGCCCTGCCGGCATGGGCCGAAGGGACACAGAAGACGGCGAGATCCCTTCGCATAGTCTCCCTAAGCCCCGCGGTCACGGAATCGCTCTACCTTCTCGGACTGGAGAAGAGCATTATCGGCGTAACCACTTATTGCAACAGGCCCAAAGAGGCAGGAACAAAGGAGAAAGTGGGCACCGTCATGCAGCCTAACCTGGAGAAGATCCTGAAATTGCAGCCCGATCTCGTCCTTGCCATGACCCTCACGGACCCGAAGACCATACAAAAGATGAAGCAGCTCGGACTCAATGTCGTCACCTTCACCATAGCCGATACCTTTTCCGGGCTCTGTGACGCCTTCCTCCAGATGGGCAGGGTCACAGGAAGGTCCGAAGAGGCGAAGCGCCTTGTCGGTATCGCACGGTCACGTGTTGACGCCATCAAGCAGAGAACGGCTTGTCTGTCCAGGCCCGGGGTGCTCGTTCAGATAGGCTCGAAGCCTTTCTTCGTCGCGACGAGGGACGTATTCATGAATGACTTCATAGAGTTTGCCGGAGCCGTCAACCTGTTCAGGGATGTCGCCTCGGGAAGCGTAGGCCGCGAAGAGGCCGTCCTCAGAGACCCCGACGTGATCCTTATTGTCACCATGGGCCTCAGCGGCCGGAACGAGCGCCTTGCATGGAGAAAATTCCCGACGGTGAAGGCGGTGAAAAATGGCCGGGTGTACCTCATGGACTCCGACGACGTCTGCAGCCCGACACCGGTGAGCTTCGCCAGGTCCCTCGGCGATATAGCGGCGCTCCTCCATCCCCATGAAGCGACGGGGTGGAAATGA
- a CDS encoding diphthine--ammonia ligase: protein MTKGPENVFCSWSGGKESALALHRARRSGFAVTRLINMVTEDGTHSRTHGLEADLLSLQAEAIGIPLVQRRTTWNGYEEEFKKALSAFRDEGIYRGIFGDIDMEEHRAWVERVCSEYKLRPSLPLWLEKRDDLLSEFINEGFKAVIVTVNRRYLDDTWIGREIDGAFVNDLKALGGDVDLCGERGEYHSFVYDGPIFRRPVPLERGNIRSTEEYFFLDIKALPPREDI from the coding sequence ATGACAAAGGGTCCTGAGAATGTATTCTGTTCCTGGAGCGGGGGGAAGGAAAGCGCCCTGGCGCTCCACCGAGCCCGACGGTCGGGGTTCGCGGTAACGCGGCTCATCAACATGGTGACGGAGGATGGCACCCACTCCCGCACGCACGGCCTTGAAGCGGACCTGCTTTCCCTTCAGGCTGAGGCCATCGGCATCCCCCTTGTGCAGCGCAGGACGACATGGAACGGGTACGAAGAGGAGTTCAAGAAGGCGCTTTCCGCCTTCCGTGATGAAGGGATATACCGGGGAATCTTCGGCGATATCGATATGGAAGAGCACAGGGCGTGGGTGGAAAGGGTCTGCTCGGAATACAAACTGCGCCCTTCCCTTCCCCTGTGGCTTGAAAAAAGGGACGACCTCCTTTCGGAGTTCATAAATGAGGGTTTCAAGGCCGTCATCGTCACCGTGAACCGGCGCTATCTCGACGATACCTGGATCGGCAGGGAGATAGACGGGGCGTTCGTCAATGACCTCAAGGCCCTTGGCGGCGATGTTGACCTATGCGGCGAGAGGGGCGAATACCACAGCTTCGTCTACGACGGCCCCATCTTCCGCAGGCCCGTCCCTTTAGAGAGAGGGAACATCCGGTCGACAGAAGAGTATTTCTTCCTTGATATCAAGGCGCTCCCCCCGAGGGAAGACATATGA
- a CDS encoding asparagine synthase-related protein, giving the protein MLRQVLRKVFSSFRPQGVLFSGGLDSSIAAALSGCKRGIIVTLGADSPDLKYALEAADALGMELIHRAVPVDEALAAVPQVVAILQSFDPAVPNDLAVYFALKEAKSMGLGSVMTGDGSDELFGGYSYMASMEDLDGYIRELSGVMSFNSIPLGRHLAIEVMQPFLNKEILDFALEIRGKWKIREQNGIVHGKWVLRRALEGLLPDRILWQGKRPLEVGSGMTQLNTILDAAISDKEYEDKRRSYSVRFYNKAHLHYYEVYRKMVGDVPRPGQDEKACEGCGAGMNKDRRHCRVCGWIEGSVL; this is encoded by the coding sequence ATGTTAAGGCAAGTGCTCCGGAAGGTCTTCTCCAGCTTCAGGCCCCAGGGCGTTCTCTTCTCCGGCGGCCTGGATTCGTCCATAGCCGCCGCCCTCTCCGGATGTAAAAGAGGCATCATAGTGACCCTTGGGGCAGATAGTCCCGACCTGAAATATGCCCTGGAGGCCGCCGATGCGCTGGGCATGGAGCTTATCCACAGGGCCGTGCCCGTTGATGAGGCACTGGCCGCAGTACCGCAGGTTGTTGCGATATTGCAGAGCTTCGACCCCGCTGTTCCCAATGACCTTGCCGTCTACTTTGCCCTGAAGGAGGCGAAGTCGATGGGTCTTGGGTCAGTCATGACCGGTGACGGATCGGACGAGCTTTTCGGCGGTTATTCATATATGGCGTCAATGGAAGACCTCGACGGATACATCCGGGAGCTTTCAGGTGTCATGAGTTTTAACTCGATACCCCTCGGCAGGCACCTCGCTATAGAGGTGATGCAACCCTTCCTGAATAAAGAAATCCTTGATTTTGCCCTCGAGATACGGGGAAAATGGAAGATCAGGGAACAAAACGGCATCGTCCACGGCAAATGGGTCTTGAGGCGTGCTCTTGAAGGTCTTCTGCCCGACAGGATCCTCTGGCAGGGCAAGAGGCCCCTTGAAGTGGGGTCTGGGATGACGCAACTTAACACCATACTGGACGCTGCCATATCGGATAAGGAATATGAGGACAAGAGGCGCTCATACAGTGTGCGTTTCTACAACAAGGCGCACCTTCATTATTACGAGGTGTATAGAAAGATGGTCGGGGATGTCCCGCGCCCCGGACAAGACGAAAAGGCCTGTGAAGGATGCGGCGCCGGAATGAATAAGGACCGCCGTCACTGCAGGGTATGCGGATGGATCGAGGGGAGTGTTCTATGA